agggcctgagcaattcagtgaaaccttgtctctaaataaaatacaaaaaaggactcgggttgtggctcagtggttaaatgtccctgggtttaatccccagtaccaaagtaagtaaataaataaataggttttCAAGATCTATTGTTAAATCAGAGGCAAGTACTTACTCTTCAGTATTGTTTGAAAGCAGTAATTATTAAACTCTTGGAGATCATGAAATCTTTCCCCTCATTCAATGAATTTACTAAGCccagagaaaaacacaaatgCACATAATTTTGTCAACAGTCCAGAGTGACCACAGacaaaatttcatttcaaaatgaattcaTAACTGAAGGTGTATGTAGGTAGAGAAAATATGGAGAGAAGGGGGTTGATCAGAAAATTCTATGATTCAGATTCTGTGACCCTGGTGCAaccatcttaaaaatataaaaaaagaaaaaaaaaaaggcattaggGCTTGGgttctggctcagcagtagagcttttgcctagcatgttcgagggcctgggtttgttcctcagtaccacataaaaataaataagtaaaataaaggtattgtgtctaactacaactaaaatacatatatatttttaagcatGACAACAAGCCACAAAGATGTTAAGGTTCTTTGGTTCCTGTGTGATGTTGCTTCTACTACAATTTTCATTACAATGTAGATCTCTTAAGCAACCTTCTTATTAAAACAAATCACTTTCCATCATTATGATAAATACTGCTAAATTACTTGTGATAAATTTTAGTTTCAAATCGTCTTTTATTATTTCCCAATCTGTATCCTaagggaaataaaaaatcaagttgACTGTGGGCCTGAGCTCAGTCTTGAAGAGGCCAGAATACACAGAATGCCATTGGCTTGtagtataaatgtgtgtgtatatacatctgtgtgtgtatatgtatatttatatcatcaaaatttacaaaaatatcaaAGGAATAAGTGAAAGCATAAAAATCCTTCATCATAAACTGATGTCCCATAGTTCCTACACCTATTTCAGAGGTAACCAATggtttttcccttaaaaaaaaaaaaaactaagatgaTAAAAGcaaatgtgtatacacataccTCTACAAACATAGtgggctcacagttctagaaTACTATAACTTTCAGGAAGTAAGCATTATCTTCCCATTAGGAGAATAAAATGTTAGTTATACTTGGCAATAActacttcaaatataaaaatatattaatttaaagatGCTCTACTAAAATTAACTGtgacatatttttataatttaagcCAGCCAGACTAAGCCCTCCTAAAGatgtaaaaaaattaagtcatacCTTTCTTAATTGCAGTAGTGAGGTTGTAGATAAAGAATATAAACTCCATCAGGAGAAAACTGAGGAGTCAGAGGGAAAGTGGTTCCTCAGGAGCTGAAACTATTACTCAGAAACCAGTCATTTTATTGCAATGTAGCAAAGATGATTTGCCATCCTACAAAAAATGCTATCAAAGTTCAGAGGTTTCAGATGGATAAAAACTGATCCAGACAAAGAAAAACCTATAtcatcaaagaaatatttttctgaaactgGAAGAGTAAGAAGGTATGTTAATCAAGAATTCTGTAACAATTTCTTTTACATAGGAGATTAATCATTTTTTGTACCAAACTAAGATGTGGAAATCCAAACATTTATTCAAGACAAATAAGCATGATGCCACCTTTGAGGTTTCTTATAAACACACATTTGATTTAAGAAGATTTTCCTCAAAGAAAACTAGCCTAAGAGACCACTTCTCCAAAATTAACGTTATTTTTAAGATACCTAACTTGGGTGGGGAAActagtgataaaaaaaaaattaacttaccAAGAAGTGAAACAGGCTGGGTTACAGGAGGGGTAGGCAGATTCGTGGGTGCAGCAGGTGGCACAGCAGAGCCATACATTTTCACACTGTCACCAGACTCGGCATTTCCTCTAGCCCCAGACACCACTGTTGGAATGGGATTTCCAATAGATAAGTCTTTTGTAGTGTCTTCATTTATACCAGCGATAGTAGCTAAGGAATATAATTACATCAACATGTGAAGCTGAATAATTAATTATCTTCCTGGTCAACATTCTTCTGCCACACTATAGATCCTATTACTGGTTCATTCTCCCTTCTACCCCCAGCTTGAAAAGGTCAAGTAAACACAATGGAAAAACATGCTTACAGTTTGGGATGCTTATTGGTGGAGTGTGAGGAGGAGGAATGGATACTGGTGGAGTTATAGGAGGTGGGGGTCCAGGAGGAAGAAAAcctaaagtaagaaaaataatgtcAATTTTTGTATCACTTCATTTCAGATTCTAAAAGAATGTCTTTTCAAACAACTTAGTGTACCTGGTGGTAGATGCATTGGATTGAATCCTGGGCGCAAAAatggtggtggaggaggtggtggaggaacACCAGGACCAAAACCTGGAGGGGGAATTCCCAAAGGAGGTGTGAATGTGGGTGGCTGGAGAGCACCAACTACAGGAGGACCCGGCTGATGTGGTGGGAcctagaaagaaacaaaaataaaaatggaattatccACCTAACTGCCCTCACACAGTATATttagatgaaataaatattttattgctggAAAACTAAATGTTTCTAAATTTGTGCTTACTCTATCAATAAATTAGTTATAAGATATAACTTGtgatacaattaaataaatatgacaTAAAGATAAATCAaatgagagaaaagggaagttttGTTTTCTCCTTCAGGAATGCAAATTCACACTCTATTTCATCAGCATCCACTGGTGCTCTGAAAGCAAATGatacctttaaaaatgtttcaaagttcAATGAATTTTGGGAACTCTAGCTCTAAGAAGTGCTACTTAGCAATCACCTAGTGGCTAAGAACACAAATCCTGGAGCTAAGTTGTCTCTACTCTCTTCTTAGGTGGCTACATGTGGGGGAAGCAAGCTATTTAAACTTTCTAAAATGGAAACATgccagccgggcatggtggtatatacatgcctgtaatcccagcggcttgggaggctgagacaggattgtgagttcaaaactagccgcggcaaaatcgaggcactaatcaactcagtgagaccctgtctctaaataaaatacaatatcagGTGATGGGGAAATGGTTTAGTGTTCAAGTACTTCAGTGTTCAAATCCCAATATGAAAAAAAGGGATATGTGCCAATATCACATAATTATGGTACTGAGTAAATACACATTAATTACTGGTACCTGACACTTTATACTAAATAGCCAACAAATGCCAGCTACTGTTTATATATCAAAACATGTAATTTTCCCCTTACATTGAGAGAAAATCAAGAGACCAGATAACCTATTTTTGTGACAGATCAGATTTATCTGATTCAGAACTATGGATCAAGTATTTATAAATTTCAcccaaatgttttctcattattattattatatgctaGGAAATATGCTGAGTGCTTAACACACATTGTCTCATTTATTCCTCAAAACAACTCTGACCTAAGAGGAACACAAAGCCAAAGCTTGGGAAAGTTAGGTGCTTTGCTCAAAGCCACATTGCTAAGTACAAACAATGGAGCTGGAACTCAAACGCAATTCTATCAGAAtgtgcattttttcttttgaagcacCAGGTGAATTAACTACAtagcaaaggtttttttttctaataatatacCTCTCATTATGTTAATTGACACTCAGCTTATTAACTAGCTTTCaatatctgttaaaaaaaaattcatgatggCACCATTGAAACTGAAGATTAAGAGGCTCCCCTTCCCTCAAAGCAGCTGTACTGGGTGCATATCCAAATTCcttcagaaaataatattttgaagaataaaggacccataagaaaaaaagagtatgTACCTACAAAACTAATAATTAGAATTAATGTCTAGAATATTTTAAGACAGTGAACAATCTAAACCGATGGTAAAgcaatatatttatgaaaagaaaGTGTTATAGAGATTATAAATGACATGATatgccaaaatataaaaaatatgcatatgtatgtacttGTGGTTCTGACTGACATACGACTACAATAAGATCTATAAAGGTTTAAACTATGTCCCAAATATTCTCACCTGTGGAGGTGGCACTGTTATAGGTGCAGGAACAGGAATAGGAGGTACAGGCACAGGTAAAGGTTTAGGTATGGGTGATACTGGTTCTGTATGTGAGCTTTCTGCACCTCCATTTTGAGCAACTTCATTTTCAGGCTTCTTGGGAATTCCTTTCCAatctataaaatttaaagaaatgtaacAATGAGATTATAAAACTCGGAGCCAAATTAATACAGAAATTCCTATGTGAATTTGataaacaataaattatttaaattaaggaacaataaaaaacatggaaaaaagtGCTTACAGTGTGCTAGCCACATCCTAAACACTTATGTATACTAACATTTTCACAGCTATCTAAAGTAGATTACTAttatattcccattttacaaatgaggaaagcCAAGACAATTTACCCAAAGTCGCGTTCCTAGTAAGTGGTAGGGGATTCATCCCAGACATACCCTGCTCTAGAGTCTGTTTTTAACCACAGGAGTGTACTAAATAAACTTTCTCTAATATTAAAGAATAACTCGGATATCCTCTCACATGTTTCCACATACCTTCTAGTCAAATGAAAAATAGGTAAGTATCTTTCCATTCTGTCCTCTAGAACACTAATCCATCAGAGATTCTCCTTCTTTTAAAGGAACGCCCCCACTCCACTGTGTATGAGCTTCAGGACTACcacttccccagcctttttaGTTTTGGTTCAGAGTCTCCCAGATACCTGGAAGATAGTAGGTCTGACTGCCTGAACAGAAACCAAGCTCTATCCTTAAGTGAAGGCACCATGCATCATGGAAGGATAAGGTGGCGTTTGGGAATAgtatagcactttttttttttacccaattctGGCTCTCAAACATCACTCCTACTTCAAGATTACTTTGAATGCTCATTCTATTTTCCAAGCCACTTTATGCCTTTGTTCCTGTTATCTATTAATCTATTGGTCATgcctatatatttttctatttttccccacTGCAACCTTACTGTCAATCTGGCATCTGTAATATTAATAACCAGAGGTAACTGAACCTCCTAGtcttacacattttcttttcattgcttctctgaacatttaaaaatttccaaagaaattatGATGAAGCACTGCATTAAAGTAGAGTACAAGTTGAGTACCCCTTATCCAAAATGCCTGGGACTAGAAATGTTTCAGAATATTTGCAGATTTTACAGGCAGGACCATCTCTAATTCAAAAACCTTAAATATGTAATCCTCccaaattcaaaactttttgagCCTTGTGTTGGTGTTAAATCTCtagaattttttcttataaagaacaaaccagatattttattaaacaaacaCACTTCCAAGCGAATAAATGAACTGTAAAAGAAATGACAGTTTTACCTGGGTTAAGTGTATCACTGTCCAACATTCCTCCTTCACAAAAACTCTCCAGTTCCTCAGGCTTGACTTTGTCCCATGGAATATAGGTAACGCCAAGTTCTACATCCCAATACTGCTTGTaatctgcttttattcctttgtttaAGGCCCAGGCAATCTATTTCACCATTAGTGAAAATATGAAGGGAAAAGGACACTATAAGTCTTAAAGAGTTCACTACTCATCATGCTACTCATTTGGATGTAGGAAGTAAAGGAACATTGGCACTAGTTATTTCTGGATCTCAGACTTTTACTCTCAACATGAACTGGCTATACCTTCATTTTGTCCTCAGCTGAAAATTTCAATGGCAACTGCTCCCTTATCAAccctcaccctgaccctaactACCCAGCCCAGCCATTGTAAAGCTCATAGAAAATAAGTTCATTAGAGAGACTGAAAGTTTCCTATATAGCCTGGCATGCTGGGTGTCATTTTTGAAAGTCTATGGAATCCTGGCAATTAATCAACATTAgacaaaaaatctttttaataataaaactaaaacagGACTTTAGGAGCCAGATAGAATGGACACGTCTGTAATCCAGGAGGATGACAAAGGAGGACTCATAAgtgccaggccagcctgggcaacttagaacaatcctgtctaaaaaaataaaagtggtggggatgcaggtcagtggtagagcgaaCTGGGTCTATgcccagtactgaaaaacaaaacaaattgaaacaaataaaaacgtTAGAGGACATTGATGAAACAATGTCTTTGATTTCTCgggatgggaggtggggaggatATGAAAGGCTTTGTACCGGAATCATTTTCTATATCATTAACAATCATTTTTCACAGTTCATTTTGAGATAGtaataaatctcaaaaaatatgctaaaacacattttatttaaggcATCAATCAATTATATTTGATGATACTATCTATCTTAAACAAGGGGATAGTCTACAGCTATActtctgtgaggccctgggttctacaCCCAGCACCTCCCTTCAATTTCTACTATTCACTGaacatttaaaattgtgttttaataaacattataggttttgttaagaattttaaaaggggctagggatgtggctcaagcggtagcgcgctcgcctggcatgcgtgcggcccgggttcgatcctcagcaccacataccaacaaagatgttgtgtccgccgagaactaaaaaatgaatattaaaaattctctctctctctctcctctctcactctctctttaaaaaaaaaaattaaaaaaaaaaaaagaattttaaaaggatatatcTGAAATGCCTCAAGTCATAACTAAGCccaaattagtttttaaaaagcaacatattaattccacattaaaataaaaaataattataaaactttacCTTTATGGATTTTTGATTTACTTTATAGTTTCCACGGCTCAGTTTCTGCAGGGCACGATAAGCATCTTGCCTATGAACCATAACAATATAGGCACAGCCCCTGGGAGGAATCATCTGCTCCAAAACATTttattaccaagaaaaaaaaaaaagaaaacaagatataATAACCAGGTTCAACAGTCCTACTCCTCAACCCAACAGCCAATGCAGAATAAACTATGGCCAAAGTCACTTGCCATAAGTAGACTTTcatagcaaaaattttaaaattaaacttcacagtctaagaaatattaaatacagAGTGCTGAGCACAGACTCAGAACACCTAAACATGTAGCCACAAGTCCATAGACTTCTACAAGTCTATGGAAATTATAACTCAAATCTCAAGTCCTTAATTTCGAAAAATGATATTACTCACATCTGCTCCActttcattaaataattaaataaatactcaCATTAATTGATTCAATGGGACCAAACTCTTCCAATAGACTGGCAACGTCCTGTTGAGTAGTCCTTTTGTCCAGCTGTCCCACCCAGAGTGTAGTACtgcaaactgaaaataaaagaatgactgtaaaaatattcacatttaatAAGTAAACTtcatgttacatttttaaaaagttacataaaatatatgagcACATCTATGATACCTAAAGTTTAACACAGAAAATTCctatacaaaattttttaaatttagaaaattgtaTTAGCACTTCTAGAAATGGAACCAGAATAGTTAAAGGCATACTTAAGAGTTAGAAAAACTGGTCTTTTTGTACTTAGACCAAAGATCTCAATGAAGTCTGAGGTCAAAGAAGCAATAATTTGCCCAGTCACCTTGCCAATAAACAGTAGAACCAGGACTTGAGTCTCTTCATTTAAAACTAACATAAAAACTAACTCAGTGTTTTATTCACTACATGGAGATATCCTTTCCCAACTCTTGGGTGTCTACACTTTTTCTTTTATGCTGTATTCTAGGCAATAAGCTTTATAGAGTCAGAAATTTTATATGCCCCAGAAATTACTATGAATTAAAATCTTTATAATAGTTACTGATTTATAACAAGAATATAGCATACCTTATTAAACATTCTAAAGATATCTGATGAGATTCATGTAATTATGCAAGTTAATATATCCTGTAAATGGTTAAATTCAAACAAGACACAAGAAAGCAATATTTGGAATAAAACAACATAgtgataatatttcatttatgGCTCTGCTCACGGTTATAAAACATATTAAACcaaccatataaaaaataatacaggaaGTTTGAATATGAAGGGTTATTTACCACTTGCAGTTTCTGGTTTGATTTGAGGCAGGCCTTTTTGTCTCCGTTCCCTCTCTTTTTCTCGATCACGCCTTTCTTGGGATCGAGATCGAGGAGAATGTCGGCGTCTATCCCTGGACCGTGATCGGGAACGTCGATGACGAGACCTTCGAGATCTAGAACCAGATCTAGATCGTCTCCTTTTTGGTgacctaatatttttattaggaGGATGGATAatacatggagaaaaaaatagaaaatacatactCATATTaagttagaggggaaaaaaacaactagGTAATTTAATGTTTTGGATATTTAAGATTAGTCAGGAACTCATTTTAAAGATCTTTAGTATGCCTGAGGATAGAAAGCATGcatataatttaaataagaaaggTTATCAGCATATAAAAGTATCTATCATCTTCAGTTCCTCTGaaactaaattataatttaagaagTAAATTTTCATGGTTAAGGCACTGCTACTTTAATTAGGAAAGTCTTCTTTTCTGCAGCAATTAAATACTTAACCCAAGAAGGCTTTACTCTCTCACTTTTGTTGGTTGATAAAAGTTGTAAAGGAACTTTGAGTATATTCTTTTTCTAATACCATGCTATTCTATATAAATAGACACCAGATCAACTTGAAGAAAACATGGGTAAGATGACAGaccttagatttttctttttaaaatcagtatttgtgtttctcctttaccCCATGTATGAATATAAAGTGCTATTCATTAAAATAACCTTATTTGTTTTTCACCTATATGTCTTCTAAGACATACAGGATTGGTAAGACATTTTCTCTAAATTACCTGGATGCTGACCTAGATCTTGACTTTCTGCTATCAGACATATGCCGCTTAACTTCTGGAATACAAGGCTGTTCCACTTCcatttccttaaaaacaaaaccatcatAAAATAAGAAACTGCAAATTCTAGAGGCCAAAATTTAAcaaatactaaattaaaaaactCTTGCTCCAAAGAGATTATGTCTTCATCTTTTAGTTACTTGGGACCAAATTTCTAATAAAGTGGTCATcacttaaaataacaaaacaaaatgtcataTTTTGGCAATTCTCAATTTCTGGACATTATATAACACTTTAAGACAGTAAACTAGGCATTGATTATGTCTTCTATACTCTATCTCAAACCTCACAGATCCCTGTGGAAACCGGAAGTATTATATGTCCACTTTCCAGGTGAAAAACGTGGAGCACAGATAATGAGGGTTTAATATATGCccacagtggtttttttttttttccttcttcatattaaaaaacaaagatggcaAACAGAAAAGCAGAAACGTCCATAAAAATCAAGGCAACTTGtgactctgtgtacaaccagagatatgaaaaattgtctctatatgtgtaatataaactGAAAtgcactgtcatatataacaaattagaataaaaaatatacataaagttaaaaaaaatctgagtcaACCAAAACAATAATTAGCAATCTAATAAAATTTTACCTGCTGATGTGGCTTCTGTGTAAGTGGTTCATTTTGTGCCTGAAAAGGAGGTTGGAAAGTCTGCTGTACTGGTGGAGTTGGAGGAATCACAGGCTGAGCCATGGGAGGAAATGGAGGTGTAGGAAGAAGTCCATATCCTGGCATTTGTCCATTAGGAGGAAGTGGaacctttaatttttaattagattaGATTTTAAGTAAAAGCTAtcaaaaacaatttggaaaatgcTTAGTTActttatataaaactaaaataccTTCTATAAACATCAATCAAGAAAAAGCTACAATGACGTTCAACAATGTTTAACAATTTCAATAGTATAATCTTTCCCGGAAGTATTGTTACACACTCAAGTATTAGATTAAAAATCCTACAAATCATTTCGAAATTATGAATATACTGGTTTGACTTTACACATTTGAAGACAAAGCTTTATTTACATAAGGAAGCACCATGATAGGCTGAACTTAAAGTCAAACGCACTCTACTGTGAATTGTCTTCTTTCAAGGCAAGTAAGCCTCTAggtttacttctttttaaatttactaagaGAGTAATTTCAACATACTCAgagtttcaaaaaaaataatgatttaaaaaattttcattttattcataataCCAACTTAGCAAACCACAACTTAACATTATTTCTGCATGTACAATTCAAGCACTAACACAACAAGTATAATATACTAATGTCACAAAATCTTTCCAATTATTATAATTGCTGGAAATACAGTAATTCAtgagttttattcatattttaaacaggtttttaaaatactttccaaACATCACCAACAAGTCTCTAAAAATTAActtcatattataaaatatgaagaagaaactgaaataaatacatattaagaGAATGAATATAGGGTAAAGAGATGTCTTAAAGTCTTTTCTAAAAAGACTACATAAAGTATTATTTCCCAGAGCTAGCTTGTACAAGAGAATCCAATAAGACAATCACTGTAgcactgaaaagaagaaaatcaaaaacCAAGATTCTCTAGAATGATTGTAGTACTGAAGGGATATACTGTATGTGTTTGTgtcgcatatatatatatatattttgcattggggaatgaacccaagggcactcaaccactgagctacatccttaacctttttttgtattttatttagagacagggtctcaatgcgttgcttagggcctcactaaattgccaaggttggctctaaactcacgatcttcctgccttagcttttcgagccactgggattataggcatttgtcAGTGAGCCCAGCCATGCTCTGTATTTTTAACATGCCCTCTCCTTGCTTCAATAACTCAGATGCATAGCCAAGTTTAAGAAACTGAATTAGAGGACTTACTGAATCAGATTCAATGAACGAATCTCTAACTTCCTGTAAATCTCCAGTATGCTCCTTTAatttcagatttcaaactatattttcTGAACATTGAGAGTTGAAGGCTCTAAAGTATGTAACTGTATAACATGCAGAAAAATGGGAAAGAGCTGTGTAACTAAATaagtgagttttttaaaatagaactgTAATGTCTCTCTAAACTATTTTAACTAAAATTATAACAGTCTTGTGCTTAACAGTTATTAATTGGAGCTGCTGTATTACTTAATCACAAGTTAACAGTGGTCTGTGAAGCGCAAACTACATTAAGGAACAGATCTTGAGTTATTAAAACTCAGTTGCAAGAAAAATGCCCACACCTGATGGTGTACTGGATCTTGTTGCATTCCCATCATTCGAGGTGGAAACTGATCCATATTTGGATGTTGTGTATAAGCGGGCTGCTGCATGCCATCTCCAGGAaatccactaaaaaaaaaaaaaaaaaaaagtgaataatctTTTAACTCATTTAGAAGCACTTAAGATTCTCAGACACATCTATGTTATAAAAACATATTGAAATGTTGTCCAAAAGTCATTAGTACTATATTCTCAGTACTATTTCTAACACAAAagccatttttaaattctaaatctaACAGGATACCTTCTGTTCAAAAGAAAATCCATAATGttccaattttacaaaataatcattccataaaaaaaaaaaagttgggggttGTGGTGGTGGCTAAATGTTACTCAAATCATACTTCACAACTATTACCAACTTAGAAACTCACAATGTTGTCTGTGGGGGAGGTGGTGAGGTGGCAGTGGGTGCAGCAGCAGCGggtgcagcagcagcagtagcaggtGTGGCTACAGAAGATGCAGGAGGAACAGCAGGAACAGGTACTGCAGTGGTGACGGCAGCATCTTCTTTCTTTGATTCTTCCACAGCTTCTGGCTCATCATCATAATCAAATCTATCAAGCAGCTTCTGGAATAGGTATGCcaatattccattttaaaatttagactaGAATTCAGTCTAAACAACAGATGTTTACCATCATTATATACAACATTGTGGTGGGGTTAATGATCAAATTTTGCAAGTGTCCCAGAGGATCTTGGTTGAAAGACAATTTTTACacaaataacattttgaaaaagaattttttattcagCTTTCCTTCTCCAATTATAAGTGCAAAATTTTCTGACCATTTTCTATTTGCTTAATCTCATAATTAACTGAGCAGTGTacttattttcctaaaatattcatttatttaagactAAAAACCTCTGGAACTTTGTGTACATAAAAATGAGTGTACATTCTTAGTCAAATGTCAATGTATAAGATAACTTATCCAATCACTATGAACACACACAGTGAAATATCCCTATATTGCTTATTCAAGATTATACTAACATGATAATTGTTCATTAGTTTTTCAACATCTATGAATATACTAATATGAAATATactaatatgaaaaagaaaatggcacAGGACACAGACACAGAGTTGTCTCACCACCTATTCACTAGCTTCTTTTCCAAACTTCAGAGCTTACcataaatttccattaaaaataatcagaatagGTGggcgcagtggtacacacctataatcccaggggcttgggaggctgaggccctaagcaattcagtgagaccctgtttctaaataaaacacaaaaaagggctggggatgt
This window of the Ictidomys tridecemlineatus isolate mIctTri1 chromosome 3, mIctTri1.hap1, whole genome shotgun sequence genome carries:
- the Scaf4 gene encoding SR-related and CTD-associated factor 4 isoform X2, which encodes MDAVNAFNQELFSLMDMKPPISRAKMILITKAAIKAIKLYKHVVQIVEKFIKKCKPEYKVPGLYVIDSIVRQSRHQFGTDKDVFGPRFSKNITATFQYLYLCPSEDKSKIVRVLNLWQKNGVFKIEIIQPLLDMAAGTSNAAPVAENVTNNEGSPPPPVKVSSEPPQTTPNSIPAVPQLPSSDAFAAVAQLFQTTQGQQLQQILQTFQQPPKPQSPALDNAVMAQVQAITAQLKTAPTQPPEQKAAFPPPEQKTAFDKKLLDRFDYDDEPEAVEESKKEDAAVTTAVPVPAVPPASSVATPATAAAAPAAAAPTATSPPPPQTTFGFPGDGMQQPAYTQHPNMDQFPPRMMGMQQDPVHHQVPLPPNGQMPGYGLLPTPPFPPMAQPVIPPTPPVQQTFQPPFQAQNEPLTQKPHQQEMEVEQPCIPEVKRHMSDSRKSRSRSPKRRRSRSGSRSRRSRHRRSRSRSRDRRRHSPRSRSQERRDREKERERRQKGLPQIKPETASVCSTTLWVGQLDKRTTQQDVASLLEEFGPIESINMIPPRGCAYIVMVHRQDAYRALQKLSRGNYKVNQKSIKIAWALNKGIKADYKQYWDVELGVTYIPWDKVKPEELESFCEGGMLDSDTLNPDWKGIPKKPENEVAQNGGAESSHTEPVSPIPKPLPVPVPPIPVPAPITVPPPQVPPHQPGPPVVGALQPPTFTPPLGIPPPGFGPGVPPPPPPPPFLRPGFNPMHLPPGFLPPGPPPPITPPVSIPPPHTPPISIPNSTIAGINEDTTKDLSIGNPIPTVVSGARGNAESGDSVKMYGSAVPPAAPTNLPTPPVTQPVSLLGTQGVTPGPVIGLQAPSTGLLGARPGLIPLQRPPGMPPPHLQRFPLMPPRPMPPHMMHRGPPPGPGGFAMPPPHGMKGPFPPHGPFVRPGGMPGLGGPGPGPGGPEDRDGRQQQSQPQPQQPPPPQPQPQQPPPSQQPPPAQQQPQQFRNDSRQQFNSGRDQERFGRRSFGNRVENDRERYGNRNDDRDNSNRERREWGRRSPDRDRHRDLEERNRRSSGHRDRERDSRDRESRREKEENRGKEKPEVTDRAGGNKTVEPPISQVGNVDTVSELAKGEAEATVVKPSEELPAEATSSVEPEKDSGSAAEAPR
- the Scaf4 gene encoding SR-related and CTD-associated factor 4 isoform X1, which produces MDAVNAFNQELFSLMDMKPPISRAKMILITKAAIKAIKLYKHVVQIVEKFIKKCKPEYKVPGLYVIDSIVRQSRHQFGTDKDVFGPRFSKNITATFQYLYLCPSEDKSKIVRVLNLWQKNGVFKIEIIQPLLDMAAGTSNAAPVAENVTNNEGSPPPPVKVSSEPPQTTPNSIPAVPQLPSSDAFAAVAQLFQTTQGQQLQQILQTFQQPPKPQSPALDNAVMAQVQAITAQLKTAPTQPPEQKAAFPPPEQKTAFDKKLLDRFDYDDEPEAVEESKKEDAAVTTAVPVPAVPPASSVATPATAAAAPAAAAPTATSPPPPQTTFGFPGDGMQQPAYTQHPNMDQFPPRMMGMQQDPVHHQVPLPPNGQMPGYGLLPTPPFPPMAQPVIPPTPPVQQTFQPPFQAQNEPLTQKPHQQEMEVEQPCIPEVKRHMSDSRKSRSRSASRSPKRRRSRSGSRSRRSRHRRSRSRSRDRRRHSPRSRSQERRDREKERERRQKGLPQIKPETASVCSTTLWVGQLDKRTTQQDVASLLEEFGPIESINMIPPRGCAYIVMVHRQDAYRALQKLSRGNYKVNQKSIKIAWALNKGIKADYKQYWDVELGVTYIPWDKVKPEELESFCEGGMLDSDTLNPDWKGIPKKPENEVAQNGGAESSHTEPVSPIPKPLPVPVPPIPVPAPITVPPPQVPPHQPGPPVVGALQPPTFTPPLGIPPPGFGPGVPPPPPPPPFLRPGFNPMHLPPGFLPPGPPPPITPPVSIPPPHTPPISIPNSTIAGINEDTTKDLSIGNPIPTVVSGARGNAESGDSVKMYGSAVPPAAPTNLPTPPVTQPVSLLGTQGVTPGPVIGLQAPSTGLLGARPGLIPLQRPPGMPPPHLQRFPLMPPRPMPPHMMHRGPPPGPGGFAMPPPHGMKGPFPPHGPFVRPGGMPGLGGPGPGPGGPEDRDGRQQQSQPQPQQPPPPQPQPQQPPPSQQPPPAQQQPQQFRNDSRQQFNSGRDQERFGRRSFGNRVENDRERYGNRNDDRDNSNRERREWGRRSPDRDRHRDLEERNRRSSGHRDRERDSRDRESRREKEENRGKEKPEVTDRAGGNKTVEPPISQVGNVDTVSELAKGEAEATVVKPSEELPAEATSSVEPEKDSGSAAEAPR